The following proteins are co-located in the Apium graveolens cultivar Ventura chromosome 5, ASM990537v1, whole genome shotgun sequence genome:
- the LOC141659358 gene encoding 3-isopropylmalate dehydratase large subunit, chloroplastic isoform X3 translates to MTMTEKILARASEKSQLRPGENVWVNVDVFMTHDVCGPPAFDIFKKEFGENAKVWDREKIVIIPDHYIFTKDERANRNVDILRKYCTEQNIKYFYDIKDLGDFKANPDYKGVCLAQEGHCRPGEVLLGTDSHTCTAGAFGQFATGIGNTDAGFVLGTGKLLLKVPPTLRFVMDGEMPDYLLAKDLILQIIGEISVSGATYKSMEFVGSTVESLSMEERMTLCNMVIEAGGKNGVIPADATTYKYLEDKTSLPYEPLYSDEQARFLSEYRFDISKLEPLVAKPHSPDNRALARECKDVKIDRVYIGSCTGGKTEDFVAAAKVFLASGKKVKVPTFLVPATQKVWMDVYSLPVPGSGGKTCSQIFEEAGCDTPASPNCGACLGGPRDTYARMNEAQVCVSTTNRNFHGRMGHKDGQIYLASPYTAAASALTGYVTDPREFLQ, encoded by the exons ATGACTATGACAGAGAAGATATTGGCCAGGGCTTCTGAGAAATCCCAATTGAGGCCTGGTGAAAATGTTTGGGTTAATGTTGATGTTTTCATGACTCATGATGTTTGTGGCCCTCCTGCTTTCGATATCTTTAAGAAGGAGTTTGGTGAGAATGCTAAG GTCTGGGACCGTGAGAAGATTGTTATTATACCTGATCACTACATATTTACCAAAGATGAGCGGGCAAATCGAAATGTTGATATCTTGAGAAAATATTGCACTGAGCAAAATATTAAGTATTTCTATGATATTAAAGATCTTGGCGATTTTAAG GCAAACCCAGATTATAAGGGTGTATGTCTTGCTCAAGAAGGTCATTGCAGGCCTGGGGAG GTCCTCCTAGGAACAGATTCCCACACATGTACTGCTGGCGCATTCGGGCAGTTTGCGACAGGTATTGGTAATACTGATGCTGGTTTTGTACTGGGCACGGGAAAGCTTTTGCTCAAG GTACCTCCAACTTTGAGATTTGTTATGGATGGTGAAATGCCAGACTACTTGCTTGCCAAAGATCTGATTTTACAA ATTATTGGTGAAATTTCCGTCTCTGGTGCAACATACAAGTCAATGGAGTTTGTTGGATCGACTGTAGAAAGCTTAAGT ATGGAGGAGAGGATGACTTTATGCAACATGGTTATTGAAGCTGGTGGGAAAAATGGCGTTATTCCAGCTGATGCTACTACTTACAAGTACCTTGAG GATAAAACATCTTTGCCCTATGAACCACTTTACAGTGATGAGCAAGCAAG ATTTCTTTCTGAGTATAGATTTGATATTTCGAAGCTGGAGCCACTGGTAGCGAAG CCTCATTCCCCCGATAATCGTGCATTAGCAAGAGAATGCAAAGATGTCAAAATCGACAGAGTGTATATTGGATCTTGTACTGGTGGAAAAACCGAGGATTTCGTAGCTGCAGCCAAAGTTTTTTTAGCTTCA GGTAAAAAGGTGAAAGTTCCAACATTCTTAGTCCCAGCTACCCAGAAG GTCTGGATGGACGTGTATAGCCTTCCAGTGCCAGGGTCTGGTGGGAAGACTTGTTCTCAGATCTTCGAAGAAGCAGGCTGTGATACACCTGCTAGTCCTAATTGTGGTGCTTGTTTGGGTGGTCCAAGAGACACTTATGCACGCATGAATGAAGCACAG GTCTGTGTGTCCACAACAAACAGAAACTTCCATGGCCGCATGGGTCACAAGGACGGCCAGATTTATCTAGCTTCTCCTTATACTGCTGCAGCATCAGCTTTGACTGGCTATGTAACTGATCCAAGAGAATTCTTGCAGTAG
- the LOC141659358 gene encoding 3-isopropylmalate dehydratase large subunit, chloroplastic isoform X1 — translation MASSTISSSSSSFINQKDVNFPCFTPKCCKPITKNVVSVMAPQQSQRTPSSTGSVKNGMTMTEKILARASEKSQLRPGENVWVNVDVFMTHDVCGPPAFDIFKKEFGENAKVWDREKIVIIPDHYIFTKDERANRNVDILRKYCTEQNIKYFYDIKDLGDFKANPDYKGVCLAQEGHCRPGEVLLGTDSHTCTAGAFGQFATGIGNTDAGFVLGTGKLLLKVPPTLRFVMDGEMPDYLLAKDLILQIIGEISVSGATYKSMEFVGSTVESLSMEERMTLCNMVIEAGGKNGVIPADATTYKYLEDKTSLPYEPLYSDEQARFLSEYRFDISKLEPLVAKPHSPDNRALARECKDVKIDRVYIGSCTGGKTEDFVAAAKVFLASGKKVKVPTFLVPATQKVWMDVYSLPVPGSGGKTCSQIFEEAGCDTPASPNCGACLGGPRDTYARMNEAQVCVSTTNRNFHGRMGHKDGQIYLASPYTAAASALTGYVTDPREFLQ, via the exons ATGGCTTCCTCTActatttcttcatcttcttcatcttttATCAACCAG AAAGATGTGAACTTTCCTTGCTTTACACCAAAGTGTTGCAAACCAATTACCAAGAATGTTGTGTCTGTTATGGCCCCACAGCAATCTCAGAGAACCCCTTCTAGCACTGGCTCA GTTAAGAATGGAATGACTATGACAGAGAAGATATTGGCCAGGGCTTCTGAGAAATCCCAATTGAGGCCTGGTGAAAATGTTTGGGTTAATGTTGATGTTTTCATGACTCATGATGTTTGTGGCCCTCCTGCTTTCGATATCTTTAAGAAGGAGTTTGGTGAGAATGCTAAG GTCTGGGACCGTGAGAAGATTGTTATTATACCTGATCACTACATATTTACCAAAGATGAGCGGGCAAATCGAAATGTTGATATCTTGAGAAAATATTGCACTGAGCAAAATATTAAGTATTTCTATGATATTAAAGATCTTGGCGATTTTAAG GCAAACCCAGATTATAAGGGTGTATGTCTTGCTCAAGAAGGTCATTGCAGGCCTGGGGAG GTCCTCCTAGGAACAGATTCCCACACATGTACTGCTGGCGCATTCGGGCAGTTTGCGACAGGTATTGGTAATACTGATGCTGGTTTTGTACTGGGCACGGGAAAGCTTTTGCTCAAG GTACCTCCAACTTTGAGATTTGTTATGGATGGTGAAATGCCAGACTACTTGCTTGCCAAAGATCTGATTTTACAA ATTATTGGTGAAATTTCCGTCTCTGGTGCAACATACAAGTCAATGGAGTTTGTTGGATCGACTGTAGAAAGCTTAAGT ATGGAGGAGAGGATGACTTTATGCAACATGGTTATTGAAGCTGGTGGGAAAAATGGCGTTATTCCAGCTGATGCTACTACTTACAAGTACCTTGAG GATAAAACATCTTTGCCCTATGAACCACTTTACAGTGATGAGCAAGCAAG ATTTCTTTCTGAGTATAGATTTGATATTTCGAAGCTGGAGCCACTGGTAGCGAAG CCTCATTCCCCCGATAATCGTGCATTAGCAAGAGAATGCAAAGATGTCAAAATCGACAGAGTGTATATTGGATCTTGTACTGGTGGAAAAACCGAGGATTTCGTAGCTGCAGCCAAAGTTTTTTTAGCTTCA GGTAAAAAGGTGAAAGTTCCAACATTCTTAGTCCCAGCTACCCAGAAG GTCTGGATGGACGTGTATAGCCTTCCAGTGCCAGGGTCTGGTGGGAAGACTTGTTCTCAGATCTTCGAAGAAGCAGGCTGTGATACACCTGCTAGTCCTAATTGTGGTGCTTGTTTGGGTGGTCCAAGAGACACTTATGCACGCATGAATGAAGCACAG GTCTGTGTGTCCACAACAAACAGAAACTTCCATGGCCGCATGGGTCACAAGGACGGCCAGATTTATCTAGCTTCTCCTTATACTGCTGCAGCATCAGCTTTGACTGGCTATGTAACTGATCCAAGAGAATTCTTGCAGTAG
- the LOC141659358 gene encoding 3-isopropylmalate dehydratase large subunit, chloroplastic isoform X2 has translation MAPQQSQRTPSSTGSVKNGMTMTEKILARASEKSQLRPGENVWVNVDVFMTHDVCGPPAFDIFKKEFGENAKVWDREKIVIIPDHYIFTKDERANRNVDILRKYCTEQNIKYFYDIKDLGDFKANPDYKGVCLAQEGHCRPGEVLLGTDSHTCTAGAFGQFATGIGNTDAGFVLGTGKLLLKVPPTLRFVMDGEMPDYLLAKDLILQIIGEISVSGATYKSMEFVGSTVESLSMEERMTLCNMVIEAGGKNGVIPADATTYKYLEDKTSLPYEPLYSDEQARFLSEYRFDISKLEPLVAKPHSPDNRALARECKDVKIDRVYIGSCTGGKTEDFVAAAKVFLASGKKVKVPTFLVPATQKVWMDVYSLPVPGSGGKTCSQIFEEAGCDTPASPNCGACLGGPRDTYARMNEAQVCVSTTNRNFHGRMGHKDGQIYLASPYTAAASALTGYVTDPREFLQ, from the exons ATGGCCCCACAGCAATCTCAGAGAACCCCTTCTAGCACTGGCTCA GTTAAGAATGGAATGACTATGACAGAGAAGATATTGGCCAGGGCTTCTGAGAAATCCCAATTGAGGCCTGGTGAAAATGTTTGGGTTAATGTTGATGTTTTCATGACTCATGATGTTTGTGGCCCTCCTGCTTTCGATATCTTTAAGAAGGAGTTTGGTGAGAATGCTAAG GTCTGGGACCGTGAGAAGATTGTTATTATACCTGATCACTACATATTTACCAAAGATGAGCGGGCAAATCGAAATGTTGATATCTTGAGAAAATATTGCACTGAGCAAAATATTAAGTATTTCTATGATATTAAAGATCTTGGCGATTTTAAG GCAAACCCAGATTATAAGGGTGTATGTCTTGCTCAAGAAGGTCATTGCAGGCCTGGGGAG GTCCTCCTAGGAACAGATTCCCACACATGTACTGCTGGCGCATTCGGGCAGTTTGCGACAGGTATTGGTAATACTGATGCTGGTTTTGTACTGGGCACGGGAAAGCTTTTGCTCAAG GTACCTCCAACTTTGAGATTTGTTATGGATGGTGAAATGCCAGACTACTTGCTTGCCAAAGATCTGATTTTACAA ATTATTGGTGAAATTTCCGTCTCTGGTGCAACATACAAGTCAATGGAGTTTGTTGGATCGACTGTAGAAAGCTTAAGT ATGGAGGAGAGGATGACTTTATGCAACATGGTTATTGAAGCTGGTGGGAAAAATGGCGTTATTCCAGCTGATGCTACTACTTACAAGTACCTTGAG GATAAAACATCTTTGCCCTATGAACCACTTTACAGTGATGAGCAAGCAAG ATTTCTTTCTGAGTATAGATTTGATATTTCGAAGCTGGAGCCACTGGTAGCGAAG CCTCATTCCCCCGATAATCGTGCATTAGCAAGAGAATGCAAAGATGTCAAAATCGACAGAGTGTATATTGGATCTTGTACTGGTGGAAAAACCGAGGATTTCGTAGCTGCAGCCAAAGTTTTTTTAGCTTCA GGTAAAAAGGTGAAAGTTCCAACATTCTTAGTCCCAGCTACCCAGAAG GTCTGGATGGACGTGTATAGCCTTCCAGTGCCAGGGTCTGGTGGGAAGACTTGTTCTCAGATCTTCGAAGAAGCAGGCTGTGATACACCTGCTAGTCCTAATTGTGGTGCTTGTTTGGGTGGTCCAAGAGACACTTATGCACGCATGAATGAAGCACAG GTCTGTGTGTCCACAACAAACAGAAACTTCCATGGCCGCATGGGTCACAAGGACGGCCAGATTTATCTAGCTTCTCCTTATACTGCTGCAGCATCAGCTTTGACTGGCTATGTAACTGATCCAAGAGAATTCTTGCAGTAG